The Methanothermobacter tenebrarum genome window below encodes:
- a CDS encoding roadblock/LC7 domain-containing protein, whose amino-acid sequence MIERVLKDLGRIDGVNGSLVVGKDGLIIESEVPSGIDAELVAAMASAVFGTAERSAEEIQQEPLEQVTIEGSRGKTLMIDAGEGILAVITDVDINLGLIRLEMKRSAERVKDLLT is encoded by the coding sequence ATGATTGAAAGAGTACTTAAAGATCTAGGTAGAATTGATGGTGTTAACGGGTCTCTGGTTGTTGGAAAGGATGGTCTCATAATAGAGAGCGAAGTCCCATCAGGTATAGATGCGGAACTTGTAGCTGCGATGGCATCAGCAGTATTCGGTACGGCTGAGAGGTCAGCCGAGGAGATACAACAAGAACCACTCGAACAGGTGACAATAGAGGGTAGTAGGGGTAAAACATTGATGATAGATGCTGGTGAGGGCATACTTGCAGTTATAACAGATGTCGATATAAACCTTGGGCTAATAAGGCTCGAGATGAAAAGAAGCGCGGAAAGGGTGAAAGACCTACTAACATGA